From the Luteolibacter rhizosphaerae genome, one window contains:
- a CDS encoding NPCBM/NEW2 domain-containing protein: MGSGNRTYGEDLRGEGKGSFLTLAHGLKLASHPIFCGSVKGIDSPANAELHEVKVVNEGKSFTYSARVTANPPPYAVLGYMDPEGGGDYDATTCTAIPDKDGNFKLEAGALAAGKAGVFRVVVVQANGAASSFAGASTPFTYPYLVAKDGTVDLAATEARLLLLPLAKAAEKKDAAALAKEIARVKAANPSQAVLEAAKVLADPAADKPGASPAQATGDKCDLPTAAVKSAKVGWGRAVMNRLPDSDLLFSCGSRLFSRGIYAHANASHVWDVGGKWKTLSGHAGLPDGRDGGSCVFVVKADGKELWRSKKTEPGTLRSFEVSVEGAKEIELSVEDAGDGIGSDWGCWFEPVVTR; the protein is encoded by the coding sequence ATGGGCAGTGGTAACCGGACCTATGGCGAGGATCTGCGCGGAGAAGGGAAGGGCTCCTTCCTCACCCTCGCGCACGGCTTGAAGTTGGCTTCGCATCCGATCTTCTGCGGTTCGGTGAAAGGTATCGATTCTCCTGCGAATGCAGAGTTGCACGAGGTGAAGGTGGTGAACGAAGGCAAGAGCTTCACCTACAGCGCACGGGTGACGGCGAATCCGCCGCCCTATGCGGTGCTGGGCTACATGGACCCGGAGGGTGGCGGTGACTACGACGCGACGACCTGCACGGCGATCCCGGACAAGGATGGGAACTTCAAGCTCGAAGCGGGTGCCTTGGCTGCGGGGAAGGCGGGAGTCTTCCGCGTGGTGGTGGTGCAAGCAAACGGCGCCGCCAGTTCCTTCGCCGGGGCGAGCACGCCCTTCACGTATCCCTATCTGGTAGCGAAGGACGGGACGGTGGATCTGGCCGCGACAGAAGCCCGCCTGCTGCTGCTGCCGCTCGCAAAGGCGGCGGAGAAGAAGGATGCCGCGGCGCTGGCGAAGGAGATTGCCCGGGTGAAGGCGGCGAATCCTTCCCAGGCCGTGCTTGAAGCGGCAAAGGTTTTGGCCGATCCGGCCGCGGACAAGCCGGGTGCCTCGCCCGCCCAAGCGACCGGCGACAAATGCGATCTGCCGACGGCAGCGGTGAAGTCGGCCAAGGTCGGCTGGGGTAGGGCGGTGATGAACCGCCTGCCGGATAGCGATCTGCTGTTCTCCTGTGGATCCCGGCTTTTCTCACGCGGCATCTACGCGCATGCAAATGCGAGCCATGTGTGGGATGTGGGCGGAAAGTGGAAGACGCTGAGCGGTCATGCCGGTCTGCCCGATGGACGCGATGGCGGCTCCTGCGTGTTCGTGGTGAAGGCGGACGGCAAGGAGCTCTGGCGCTCCAAGAAGACGGAGCCGGGAACGCTGCGTTCCTTCGAAGTCTCCGTGGAGGGGGCGAAGGAGATCGAACTGAGCGTGGAGGATGCCGGCGATGGCATCGGCTCCGACTGGGGATGCTGGTTCGAGCCGGTGGTGACGCGTTGA
- a CDS encoding host attachment protein, translating into MADRGRLIAYRLDEADRPRVVANEEFAEGSRKLSELVTDQAGAFPVSGSIGTASAERLPLENELEIRCIRAIAENIQTIIREEKVGRWALVAPSQIHRAIVDHLPKEARECLVLQIKRDLINSPSKDVVEAMRRAAQEKSYA; encoded by the coding sequence GTGGCCGACCGTGGCCGGCTGATCGCTTATCGTTTGGATGAAGCCGACCGACCGCGGGTAGTGGCGAACGAGGAATTTGCCGAAGGGAGCCGCAAGCTTTCCGAACTCGTGACCGATCAAGCGGGTGCCTTTCCCGTAAGCGGTAGTATCGGCACCGCCTCGGCGGAGCGCCTGCCGCTCGAGAACGAATTGGAGATCCGCTGCATTCGTGCGATTGCCGAGAATATCCAGACCATCATACGCGAGGAGAAGGTCGGCCGCTGGGCCTTGGTCGCGCCTTCTCAGATCCATCGCGCGATTGTCGACCATTTGCCGAAGGAAGCGCGCGAGTGCTTGGTACTCCAGATCAAGCGCGATTTAATCAATTCGCCGTCCAAGGATGTGGTCGAAGCAATGAGGCGCGCGGCGCAGGAGAAGAGCTATGCCTGA